From the Moorena sp. SIOASIH genome, the window ACGTTTTTCGCAAGATTATGATCCCCCCCAGCCCCCCTTGAAAAAGGGGGGAGCCATACTCAAAGTCCCCCTTTTTTAAGGGGGATTTAGGGGGATCTCCGAGGCAATAAGACACGCCCTAGACCCCCTGTTTTCAAAGTTTTCCACAAGATTATGATCCCCCCCAGCCCCCCTTGAAAAAGGGGGGAGCCATACTCAAAGTCCCCCTTTTTTAAGGGGGATTTAGGGGGATCTCCGAGGTAATAAGACACGCCCTAGACCCCCAATCATGGGGTATTTAGGGGGCTTTAAGAAAACCAAATGATCGCGCATTAATTTATTAATTCAGCAACGCCTATTTCCTACTGTTCCCTGTTCCCTGTTCCCTGTTCCCTGTTCCCTGTTCCCTAAAATTACCATGGTTAAAACCACCTCCAAACTCACTTTTGAGGAATACCTGGAATATGATGATGGCACAGATAACCGTTATGAGCTATTTGATGGGGAGTTAGTAGAATTGCCTCCTGATAGTGAACCAAATAATTGGAGGGTAATGTGGCTAAGGGATGAATTAGTCCAACTAGTTTACCGCCGTTTAATTAAGACGCACAATTGTGAATTACAAGTTCCAGGAAATCCTCAAAATCGCTATCCAGATTTGGTAGTAATTAGAGAAGAACATCTGATCCAAACGGAAAAACGCTTAACTATCACCCTTGATATGCTTCCCCCACAATTTGTGGCTGAGGTAGTTAGCCCCTACAAAAACCAAAGGGATGAAAACTACCGACGTGATTATGTAGAGAAGGTACAACAATACCAAGAAAGGGCTATTCCTGAATATTGGATTATTGACCCCCAAGAGCAGTTAGTAACTGTGCTGGTGTTAAACAATGGTAGTTATGAAAAACAAGAATTTCGTGATAATCAGCAGATTGTTTCCCAGACTTTCGGTGATTTTAAGTTTACGGCTTTACAGGTGATAAGTGCTAATTGATAGGTAATTTATCAGCTATAGCAAAGGGAACAGGGAACAGGGAATAGGGAATAGGGAGTAGGGAGTAGGGAGTAGGGAATAGGGAATAGGGAGTAAGAAATATGGCATCAAAATTTTATCAATTCTTACATGAATGGCTATATCAGCTTATGCGCTACGCGAACAGTTAGTAGCTGTCAGTTATCAGCCAAAGGTATCTAATCATAAGATGGTAAAAGCTTTTGAATAAAATAAACTGACAACTGACAGCTGACAGCT encodes:
- a CDS encoding Uma2 family endonuclease, whose amino-acid sequence is MVKTTSKLTFEEYLEYDDGTDNRYELFDGELVELPPDSEPNNWRVMWLRDELVQLVYRRLIKTHNCELQVPGNPQNRYPDLVVIREEHLIQTEKRLTITLDMLPPQFVAEVVSPYKNQRDENYRRDYVEKVQQYQERAIPEYWIIDPQEQLVTVLVLNNGSYEKQEFRDNQQIVSQTFGDFKFTALQVISAN